The segment aagaaacatttttttcaatgaataccaTATTTCCCATTTTTAATATATGTCAGAAACAAGTTtataaatggaaataaaaaaatattaacacatTTCCTTTTGTGGTAAGTTTTTATtctaacataaaacaaaatacttaaatttAAGGGAGACAATGGGGAAAGGGCTTGTCAGAGCTTGAGTTACCCAATCTTGATGTATGTTAAAAATACAATAGCATTGGtagcttaaaaaataaaaagcctgATTTAATTCAGAAGAAATATAATCACACCTATTACAAGCAAAACAGTTCCACGAGCAAATTTTGCTTTGTTCAACATGTACACAtcattagaaataaatattttgactgAATGTATTATTTTACCACATCCATTTTACTTTGTACATAGAATTTTAATGGTAAGATCTAGTATTAGAGCACTAggaacaaaggaaaaaaaaaacccagcaacTTATATTACTGGCCAAATGACTGGCATGGAGAAGTGAAATAGTCCAAGTCACATAGTtgataaaatgcttttaaaaaaatatatttggattTAGATATTAATGTCCTGTGTGTCAAGTACATAGATCTCTAGCATGACATTGTCAAATATTACTTACAACACAAGTCACATTCATCTATCAATAGTCTTTGTAATAATCATTTGCTTAGTCAACCAAAGAActaaaaaaagggggagagTTGGGGTTGCACTTCACTTACAACCAAGGCAATGTTTGGCCCACACAATGAGATGGAAGGTTTAGTCTTTTTGTAGTGAATGCATTTTTATTCAATTAAAATAGTTTGAATGACAagtaaaaacaattataaaatgaaataaaaagctATGCTAGTCTATAGATATTCAAAGTTAATTCTTGGCAGAAGTTGCAGAGAAAAATTGCCTGTAGTTTctttgattttaataatttcatttcatttgatttttaacaaaattaaagattaaaatagaaatattctACATTATGATTCaaacataactaaaaaaaaacattacagttATCTTGCTTACATCTTGCTATCAGTTTGACAAAGTTCCACTCTGATTTATAGATCATCTTTACATAGATTTAGGAACATTTCATTCATGTCTTAATGACCTCCTCCATGTAAATAAAGGTTGCTTCAGTCCAGAAACATTGAGTTCTTCTTATCTGTTTGGATGAAGATGTGAAAAGGAAGCTTTATTGATAGGACTTAAGGGAGTCATTGTAATTTGATCAGCCTCTTGGATGCAAGTTATTTAATGTTATGCATGTCACAACTTCTAATGTGCACATCTTTTGTGGTCACCAGTTTCTGACTTGAcaagacttcttttttttattgcttccaAGCCATACAtaacttaaacaaaaacaaaacctcatTCCAGAGGAATTGagtaaaaattaagtttttaatAGCCCTTTGAATCTGCTCTTTAATCTTTTCACAACAGAAAATATCCTACTAAGTGATATGTAGTACTTGACATTCAAGCTTCTGTAGCAAATAGAGACCTTTTGTAGAACAAACACATAAATTGTGTTCTTTTAGTATTGGGTATTTTGATGCCTAACCTCTTGTGTTGTTTTGCAAAAGTCCAATGTCCCACAGGCTGGTTGGGTAGGACTGTTGTAAAGGACTAAGTAACTAGATATAACTGCAACACATCAAAGCAACATTGAATGTTATTTACAATGAGCAGTTTAATAGAACAGCTGGTTGCAAACAACTTggaaataaaacactgaacagaGAATTAAAAGTAACAGCATTTGTAAACTAGAGTAGAGTACAAGAGACATTTTACTACAATTCACCTTTCCATACTCAGACTGTCAACAACCAAGTGATCAGTATTTGAGTGATATCATACTTAGATGCAGTTGTTTTTTCAGATAAtacatataaaaacattttttaaaaaggttgacctcaacaatacatttgtaaggaataaaaaaaaattaaagatttaaaatagtTCATTTTGTTATCATCTTAAATGTGTGACTATGAACTAGTAAAGTTCTCTGTTTCAAATGTAATGGcttattattagattttgtaaaagtttttaatttttggttcCTGTATAATCTATGAAAGTGGcgatatcaaactaaattaagCTTCCAAGAGAATTACTGGATGAAGGAAAAGGATAATTCTACTAGGTGGTGTTACAACAAATTAATGTATTGTTAATCTCTTGGAGCACTTTGTTGTTAgataaatctgatttttaaatagttatttGATTAATAGTATCAAGTATGGAAAAACCAAAGTACACTTGCTATAGCACCACCTGGCAGACAATACTAGTGTATACCAACTCAGACAATATTTTGATGTGTAACAAAAGTACCAAGTCATAATAATCAAATATCAAGCAAAGAGTTGCATAAAGTTTTCATTGTGGTAGAACCAAACTTGATGAGATGAGCATGCAGGCTTTAAAAACTCATTGACAAGATTTAACAAGTCAGTCTACTTACTATGAACACAACAATGACTCATTTATTATGCCCTTGCAATTTTACATGGAAGAAATCAGCAATGCTCCATTACACAACAGAAGACTTTAAAGTAGATTCTCTTTCATTTAATGGAGATGTAATAGGATCATTCTACACAGAATTACTTGTCTATAGGACTAATCTATCTAACTTGAAATACTTGATTACATTGTCTAAATGGGTGATAGTTATTGATTGTTTCTGTAAACAATTCAATTCCTTTGATTCCAACATGCAATGTtggaaaagaaatacaaatgataaaatattttttgttaccagccaacaaaaaaaaaagtaaataaggaACAGTGAAACACAAACTTTCCAAGTACAAGTGTATCTGTATTATCTGACTTTAAAGTCATACATTAAGACAAGTTTGAAAACAACATAAGACTTGTGTTGACAGGATATAGTCACTTATTATGTTCAAATAGCCCAGGCTTTCATGCCTGTTAGAGTAGCTATCAAGTTACCATACACctgggaaattaaaaaaaaaagcagtttaCACAGCTATACACTAACGAAATCTTACATACttttgttcatgaatatttCCTTAGGTGACAAAATTTACATTGGCATTTTCTCCTTCCAATCCATTGATTATTTCTAGAACAAAGTCTCATGGTTTATAgattaaaataagtaaaaatcAACCCAGGACttataaagatgtttttttttttgttttaaagtgcaacttcatgtttaattcatgtgTAGTAATCAGTGTCACAAGTTCCACCCCCAAGCTAAAAGATAGATATGAATAGTTAAGCCCATTGCCATAGACACTAAAAGGTAGAAGTGAGCTGGAACGTCTTACAAGTAATGTCTCAGACTAAGAGGGAAGTGGGATGGCCAAAATAAAGTAGGAAGAGGTCACTCATTAGTAAGGCTGAGACTACCAAAATAAAAGATGAACTCTACCAAATAAGTCTGCTGGAATGAAATGGTTACTGCACAATGATTTTCCAGATGTACCATGTGATTTAGTCAAGTCTGATTGTCACACTATTAAGATAAGTaattatatttgatattttgttgcGGACAAGAAACTAGTAATATAACACACACTTTTTATATTCAATTCTAACAAAGTATTAACAATTTAATTAAACAATCAAAATACATTGAACTATGAAATTGAAATGATTGCTACATTgagatgaaaacaaaaacaagacaaagaaaaaatacaacaactttGATTTAACTAATCTCACAACCAAAACATCATCCAAAATTGAACACTTGAAAAATTGCAGCATGTAGGTTCAGGTAGTGATCAGTCAACTATGACTAATTCTTCTTGCTTGGGCAAGTTTAACTCCAAGATATGTTTCTAGAATCAGCTTTTCAAAACACAGAGTTTCAACTCCTAGCCTTGCATTGCTAATGCAAATGTCGTGTTGATTAAATTTTCCCCATTTCCCACTCATCATTCAAACCTTGTAGCTCAAAGTCTTAAGAACTAATTCTAATGGCACTACTTGAGTGTTACTGTTCAAGTTTAAGTAGTTTAACCTATGAACTTCCAAAACAATGAGAAAAaggatggggggagggggggtaaaGAAGAGAATGCTTGTGTTTAACTTTGTTgagtctctgtctctcttagaGAATACCAACTCAATCATTctaaaatgtcaataaaactAACATTAAAAGATTCCCTAATCCAAACAAATCACCTATTTGCTACCACATAATAAAACATAAGAATCTCATCACATAATAACAATGACATCATCATTAGAATGAGAACTAGTATCACAAATACATGGGTCAAACAAATATCAACCAATAAGTTGTGTGTACTACTTGAAAGACCAACATGGCTATTAAAGCTCATTAAgagaaatgaaatacaaaagaaatattttaaactgagaCAAACATGTCTGTGCAGTTAAGCTAAGTAATTCAATAGGTTTGTATTTCATTCAAACAGTATCAACAGAAATCTTGGTAGTTCAAAACTAAAGCTCTAAAAACAATAAATCCAAATACATGGATCAAGGGAATATTTAGCTATTAACTTGTGTCACCAAGGGAGCAAACAGAGTTTAGCATTAATAGGAATATCCAAACAAAGAGGGACATGATTGTTtgatcattaaaaataaaacatatttgtcAACCAAAGAATTGGCAAGAAACTAAAAATGAACCAAATCAACTATTAGCCAAGTGAAAGTGTTATGGACACTCACCATGCCTTGGGCTTAACTGACTTGGCTTTATCTGGAGCAGAAAAAATGTAACACCATTATGCAGCACAAAGACAAAACTGATGTGAAATTTAAATATCTGACACTATTCgagtaaaacaaaatcaaatgaaatctttctttcattctttagTAATATTACTTCCACAGTCACTGTCACACCAATTCATATTTTCATGTGTGCTTCTAAAACCAGAGCAGTTAAAAAGTACCTGATACTTCAGTGGCAAAATAGaggaataatataaaatattgaaaacaatataaaataagaCTTTAATATACTATTGCTTACAGAAAGTGAACTGAAGTAATGTTCAGCAAAAGTTCTATTGCTATTTCATACAAGTTTTTAGTTCTTTCCTCAGATATTCTTCCATTGACATCAAAATAACCATGCTGCATAGAACACAATAGAACATAAACATTGTCTAAACAATCCAAACCTAACCAATCACTCTtacacaaagaaagacaactcCCTTACAGCCACTCACATATGtgctctttttaaaataatgtacattgaacaacatttaaaaaacaaaactacatttcctattaaaaaacaaacaatgtttgGTGTTAACAAACTTGCACAACGGTTGTCATGCTTGTTTTCAGTAAGAGGATAAGACTATGTTGTGAATTCCTAATGAATGGCCAACACACTTTCTAGAGAGTTCATTTTTTAAGCTAGCACCCCTTTATCTCTCTAGGTCTTTTTTTACCATCAGTCTTTGCTTTTACACATGAATGTGCATAATTAATGAAGACAAATTAGGCAATTACTGAGGGCCAACAATGTTCAATCTTCTTCATCAGCCTCATCATTCTCTGGAACATTATCAGATGCCTGGCTGTTACCTTTTTCTAAGGACTCTGCTTTAGCATTTAAGGCATCATCATCGTCATCCTCTTCTGCCATTAATTTTTTTGCTAGCTGAACTGCCTGGAATTCATTATAATGCATTTTCCTCTTAAGCAGAAATGCTTTCCTCTTTTCTATCAGAagacaaaaataacaaaaaattattttaaagaaataaaacaaaatgtatgaaAAACATGTCATTTGAAAAGGATGAAGAATATTGTGATGCTTTGAAAGCACAGACACAAGAACTCTTATGTCACCTTAACTTGTCAcatataataaaagttattcttGTTTATTGTTATACAATGTTTTTTAGACAATACTCAATACTTTAATTACAAATGAATGACCTCCATCTTAGATAAATCTTTAAATCTGACAGAGTAACTTCTTTATATCAGTAATGGGAACAGACTTTGCAAAAATTGTAGGAAATTTTCTAAAACCCACGTTTTGAACTGGCCAATCACAGCAACTTAAATAAGAACTTGCTGAATTCTCTTTAAATTATGTAGAATTAATTCTATTTcatattttctttcaaaaatgTTACATATTAATTACACAGCATGAGATTTactgtacacatacacacacaatgcATGCAAGGCACTACATTTAGATGAGAGGACTTGACAGCTTTTTGCTGTTTTATATTGGTCCAGGCAGTCTAAATATTCTATAATAGATAATTGCTTTACTGGTATTGTAACAACTTCTCTCTCTTAAACAACTATAAAGAATTAATgtgtttgaaaatcaaaacatgctgagtttttttaaatgtttcaaaaatatgtttgtttcaCTGGTCATTAAATAGTACATGAATTAAATGAACTTTCCATTGGTTCactaaaaatgctttaaaaagcaACTGAGAGAGAGCTGTTGAATCTCTGTTCTGAGTTCTTGTGCAAGAACAACCAGATGAGGAGCAATACTTTAGAGGGAGACAATGTTCAATAATATAACTGCATATGAGGCTTCCTTGTGTGATTCACTTTCATGCAGATAGATCTAAAGTTGTTTGCAGGAAGTGGGTCTCTAGGACTAGGGCACTACTACACTGGGCTTGTAAAGTATTTAAAGCAgtagtttttagtttattagttagaattagatatagaaaaatttaaatatatatttaaaatatattactcACTATTAGATCAAGATTCTAGATGTACATTTCTAAGAGTCTATCtactaaactaaataaaaagtaatataaatctaaatctatgtgGTAATCCataaatctagtagatctatcattTCTATATACTGAAGATCATCTCAGTTGATAATGATCATCTTGATTCAaatcagtctagatctagacttttagctctagatctaggactagggACTAAAGaaaatgagataaaaaaaaaaaaagaactttaacTTTGTCAATAGACTGATAACAGGTGTGCACATGTCCAAAGCAAATCAATTCTTGTTTGGCATTCTTCCGCAAATGGAAAAATAATCAAAtctgattttgttttcattttttttttaattggggaaaaaaatgagattattttttttgtcaaagaaATATCGGggaaaaaatcagattttttgttagaaaaataaatCAGAAGAAATTTGTGAACTTccaaaaattttttgaaaattcccatcactgtTATATGTTTCTgatgacaaacaaaaatatttcttagcatttataaattaattggAATGTGAAAAAGAAATCCTACTTCTTTCCTCTTCTGTTTCATTCTCATGTTCagcgtcatcatcatcatcatctgtgaCACCataaaagtgtttttctttACTGGTCTCCCCTTTATCCTCCAGCCTAAACAAGTTTAAGACAAACACAATCAAGCAATAGAGAGAAGTCAACTATTGGTACTAGTGAGATTAGAAAAAGATGCAAGCTTATCCAAATTCTTTAAAACTATGAGAATATTATTGTTTAAAGaactaatacaaaaaaaatagaatagttTATTCTCTAATTGGAGATAAATTTGTGTTTTGTGACTTTTGTACATTGAAATGTTAATTCCTTACCTTCTTCTAAAATAAGAGAATAAGCTTGGATGTGAGATATCAATTTGGACGTGAACAAAATACTGACAGTAAAGGTATAGAATACTTTGGTTTAATATATCAGTTCTGACAGTAAATGTATTGAATTCTTTGGTTTAATATATCAGTTCTGACAGTATATGTATTGAATTCTTTGGTTTAATATATCAGTTCTGACAGTATATGTATTGAATTCTTTGGTTTAATATATCAGTTCTGACAGTATAGGTATTGAATTCTTTGGTTTAATATATCAGTTCTGACAGTATAGGTATTGAATACTTTATAAATCAGTACCTATATCTTCTCACACACTGAGAAAATAAAAGcataataacaacaaaataatgtgtAATGTTCTGAAGAAGTTTATGTATTAAGTGACATGGCATCACTCTGTCATTTTCATTCCCGGTTTCAAGTGGCCCATGCACTCCATGAAACTGTTGAAATACTTATGTGATCACCAATTTAAGAAGGAGATGACTATTGTAGGCAGACACCCCCCCACAATGTGTAACTGAATTATGGACTAGTGAGACTTCTGAATCCCTACCCCAAACTGGAAGCcagtttattcttttatttgtttgttagcCTTTATGTTCTACTCTACAGATGTTCCCACATAGATGCCAGGAAAATATTTGCCCTAAAAGTAAAACAACTAGAAAATCATGGTGATGCCAAAAAGTATTTTCcgctaacaataaataaaaatttgattaaaaaacatGTAGGGAAAGCATGTTTGAACCAATGCAGACATTAACATAAAACTGATGGTTATTGTCATCTCTTTACAGTACTAACCTCTTGGCTAACAAAGCTGGGTCCAATTCTCCAAGGGAGGTAACACTTCCTTTTCTTTCCCCACCAGTCTCATCCTCAGTGTCAGATACAGCTGCCCGGTTGTAAGGAGTGGGGGGTTCATCTACCTTCATGAAACCATAGTCTTTGTCTGGAGGATGATATGTGGCAAGGATGTTCATCTCATCCCATTCTATCTCTTTCTTACTGTGGACAACCAAATAGCAGTGCCATTACAAATGAGAACATAACACAGACTACACTGTCAATTGTTCCATAGATATTAGTATGTACAGagaatttttttgaaatacCAGTAATAATGGGAAAGCTTCTTTTATCTAAAAGGGATTTACAGTTGCAAGTCTAATTTGAAACCAAACAACTTATGATAATAAGTATTTAGCATGTACTTTCCTAAGCTCTTCAACACAAATGATTTGAAAGttttttctgttcttttttagAACTAAACATGTGAAAGTTCAGGTGTGCAGAAAAATTGTT is part of the Biomphalaria glabrata chromosome 10, xgBioGlab47.1, whole genome shotgun sequence genome and harbors:
- the LOC106054442 gene encoding protein phosphatase inhibitor 2-like isoform X2; its protein translation is MASTSQKPKKGILKHSGSIDHRSLKKSKSKKSNSSSCSCFESDDNKKEIEWDEMNILATYHPPDKDYGFMKVDEPPTPYNRAAVSDTEDETGGERKGSVTSLGELDPALLAKRLEDKGETSKEKHFYGVTDDDDDDAEHENETEEERKKRKAFLLKRKMHYNEFQAVQLAKKLMAEEDDDDDALNAKAESLEKDKAKSVKPKAWCMVT
- the LOC106054442 gene encoding protein phosphatase inhibitor 2-like isoform X3, translated to MASTSQKPKKGILKHSGSIDHSKKEIEWDEMNILATYHPPDKDYGFMKVDEPPTPYNRAAVSDTEDETGGERKGSVTSLGELDPALLAKRLEDKGETSKEKHFYGVTDDDDDDAEHENETEEERKKRKAFLLKRKMHYNEFQAVQLAKKLMAEEDDDDDALNAKAESLEKGNSQASDNVPENDEADEED
- the LOC106054442 gene encoding protein phosphatase inhibitor 2-like isoform X1 yields the protein MASTSQKPKKGILKHSGSIDHRSLKKSKSKKSNSSSCSCFESDDNKKEIEWDEMNILATYHPPDKDYGFMKVDEPPTPYNRAAVSDTEDETGGERKGSVTSLGELDPALLAKRLEDKGETSKEKHFYGVTDDDDDDAEHENETEEERKKRKAFLLKRKMHYNEFQAVQLAKKLMAEEDDDDDALNAKAESLEKGNSQASDNVPENDEADEED